The following proteins are encoded in a genomic region of Eriocheir sinensis breed Jianghai 21 chromosome 2, ASM2467909v1, whole genome shotgun sequence:
- the LOC126999231 gene encoding uncharacterized protein LOC126999231 isoform X10, translating into MIIFCSLCYTQSHAPLTPPQQTLALPHTAELNQHRASAGEVDLHVLGNFTLSHETFITNIALEPFMARVSEDVLVQCTLLFESFPTNFTLMISFTSVCKGVCVKVTLLIKTFPTNFTLMISFTSVCKGVCVKVTLPIKTFPTNFTLMISFTSVCKGVCVEVTLQTETFPTNFTLMISFTSVCKGVCVKMTLPIKTFPTNFTLMISFTSVCKGVCVEVTLQTETFPTNFTLMISFTSVCKGVSVKVTLPIKTFPTNFTLMISFTSVCKGMCVKVTFLIKTFPTNFTLTISFTSVCKGVSVKVTLPIKTFPTNFTLMISFTSVCKGVSVKVTLPIKTFPTNFTLTISFTSVCKGVSVKVTLPIKTFPTNFTLMISFTSVCKGMCVKVTLPIKTFPTNFTLMISFTSVCKGMCVKVTLLIKTFPTNFTLMISFTSVCMGVMFGVTFITKPFATLTAFVRSYTRVCGCIC; encoded by the exons ATGATTATTTTCTGctctctgtgctacacacagtCACACGCCcctctaacaccaccacaacaaacacttgcgctcccccacacagcagaactgaatcagcacagagCCTCAGCAGgggaagtggaccttcatgtgcttGGCAATttcacccttagtcatgaaacgtttatcacaaacatcgcacttgaaccctttatggccagagtgtctgaagatgtgCTGGTTCAATGCACTCTTCTgtttgaatcttttcccacaaacttcacactcatgatttctttcaccagtgtgtgtaagggtgtgtgtgttaaggtgactcttctgattaaaacatttcccacaaacttcacactcatgatttctttcaccagtgtgtgtaagggtgtgtgtgttaaggtgactcttccgattaaaacatttcccacaaacttcacactcatgatttctttcaccagtgtgtgtaagggtgtgtgtgttgaggttactcttcagactgaaacatttcccacaaacttcacactcatgatttctttcaccagtgtgtgtaagggtgtgtgtgttaagatgaCTCTTCCGATTAAAACATtccccacaaacttcacactcatgatttctttcaccagtgtgtgtaagggtgtgtgtgttgaggttactcttcagactgaaacatttcccacaaacttcacactcatgatttctttcaccagtgtgtgtaagggtgtgtctgtcaaggtgactcttccgataaaaacatttcccacaaacttcacactcatgatttctttcaccagtgtgtgtaagggtatgtgTGTCAAGGTGACTTTTCTGAttaaaacatttcccacaaacttcacactcacgatttctttcaccagtgtgtgtaagggtgtgtctgtcaaggtgactcttccgattaaaacatttcccacaaacttcacactcatgatttctttcaccagtgtgtgtaagggtgtgtctgtcaaggtgactcttccgattaaaacatttcccacaaacttcacactcacgatttctttcaccagtgtgtgtaagggtgtgtctgtcaaggtgactcttccgattaaaacatttcccacaaacttcacactcatgatttctttcaccagtgtgtgtaagggtatgtgtgtcaaggtgactcttccgattaaaacatttcccacaaacttcacactcatgatttctttcaccagtgtgtgtaagggtatgtgtgttaag gtgactcttctgattaaaacatttcccacaaacttcacactcatgatttccttcaccagtgtgtgtatgggtgtgatgtttggggttacttttataactaaaccttttgccacactgaCGGCTTTtgtgaggtcttacaccagagtgtgtgggtgtatttgttga
- the LOC126999231 gene encoding uncharacterized protein LOC126999231 isoform X29 → MIIFCSLCYTQSHAPLTPPQQTLALPHTAELNQHRASAGEVDLHVLGNFTLSHETFITNIALEPFMARVSEDVLVQCTLLFESFPTNFTLMISFTSVCKGVCVKVTLLIKTFPTNFTLMISFTSVCKGVCVKVTLPIKTFPTNFTLMISFTSVCKGVCVEVTLPIKTFPTNFTLMISFTSVCKGMCVKVTLPIKTFPTNFTLMISFTSVCKGMCVKVTLPIKTFPTNFTLMISFTSVCKGVCVKVALLIKTFPTNFTLMISFTSVCKGMCVKVTLLIKTFPTNFTLMISFTSVCMGVMFGVTFITKPFATLTAFVRSYTRVCGCIC, encoded by the exons ATGATTATTTTCTGctctctgtgctacacacagtCACACGCCcctctaacaccaccacaacaaacacttgcgctcccccacacagcagaactgaatcagcacagagCCTCAGCAGgggaagtggaccttcatgtgcttGGCAATttcacccttagtcatgaaacgtttatcacaaacatcgcacttgaaccctttatggccagagtgtctgaagatgtgCTGGTTCAATGCACTCTTCTgtttgaatcttttcccacaaacttcacactcatgatttctttcaccagtgtgtgtaagggtgtgtgtgttaaggtgactcttctgattaaaacatttcccacaaacttcacactcatgatttctttcaccagtgtgtgtaagggtgtgtgtgttaaggtgactcttccgattaaaacatttcccacaaacttcacactcatgatttctttcaccagtgtgtgtaagggtgtgtgtgttgag gtgactcttccgattaaaacatttcccacaaacttcacactcatgatttctttcaccagtgtgtgtaagggtatgtgtgtcaaggtgactcttccgattaaaacatttcccacaaacttcacactcatgatttctttcaccagtgtgtgtaagggtatgtgtgttaaggtgactcttccgattaaaacatttcccacaaacttcacactcatgatttctttcaccagtgtgtgtaagggtgtgtgtgttaaggtggcTCTTCTGAttaaaacatttcccacaaacttcacactcatgatttctttcaccagtgtgtgtaagggtatgtgtgttaaggtgactcttctgattaaaacatttcccacaaacttcacactcatgatttccttcaccagtgtgtgtatgggtgtgatgtttggggttacttttataactaaaccttttgccacactgaCGGCTTTtgtgaggtcttacaccagagtgtgtgggtgtatttgttga
- the LOC126999231 gene encoding uncharacterized protein LOC126999231 isoform X1, whose amino-acid sequence MIIFCSLCYTQSHAPLTPPQQTLALPHTAELNQHRASAGEVDLHVLGNFTLSHETFITNIALEPFMARVSEDVLVQCTLLFESFPTNFTLMISFTSVCKGVCVKVTLLIKTFPTNFTLMISFTSVCKGVCVKVTLPIKTFPTNFTLMISFTSVCKGVCVEVTLQTETFPTNFTLMISFTSVCKGVCVKMTLPIKTFPTNFTLMISFTSVCKGVCVEVTLQTETFPTNFTLMISFTSVCKGVSVKVTLPIKTFPTNFTLMISFTSVCKGMCVKVTLPIKTFPTNFTLMISFTSVCKGVSVKVTLPIKTFPTNFTLTISFTSVCKGVSVKVTLPIKTFPTNFTLMISFTSVCKGMCVKVTLPIKTFPTNFTLMISFTSVCKGMCVKVTLPIKTFPTNFTLMISFTSVCKGVCVKVALLIKTFPTNFTLMISFTSVCKGMCVKVTLLIKTFPTNFTLMISFTSVCMGVMFGVTFITKPFATLTAFVRSYTRVCGCIC is encoded by the exons ATGATTATTTTCTGctctctgtgctacacacagtCACACGCCcctctaacaccaccacaacaaacacttgcgctcccccacacagcagaactgaatcagcacagagCCTCAGCAGgggaagtggaccttcatgtgcttGGCAATttcacccttagtcatgaaacgtttatcacaaacatcgcacttgaaccctttatggccagagtgtctgaagatgtgCTGGTTCAATGCACTCTTCTgtttgaatcttttcccacaaacttcacactcatgatttctttcaccagtgtgtgtaagggtgtgtgtgttaaggtgactcttctgattaaaacatttcccacaaacttcacactcatgatttctttcaccagtgtgtgtaagggtgtgtgtgttaaggtgactcttccgattaaaacatttcccacaaacttcacactcatgatttctttcaccagtgtgtgtaagggtgtgtgtgttgaggttactcttcagactgaaacatttcccacaaacttcacactcatgatttctttcaccagtgtgtgtaagggtgtgtgtgttaagatgaCTCTTCCGATTAAAACATtccccacaaacttcacactcatgatttctttcaccagtgtgtgtaagggtgtgtgtgttgaggttactcttcagactgaaacatttcccacaaacttcacactcatgatttctttcaccagtgtgtgtaagggtgtgtctgtcaaggtgactcttccgataaaaacatttcccacaaacttcacactcatgatttctttcaccagtgtgtgtaagggtatgtgTGTCAAG gtgactcttccgattaaaacatttcccacaaacttcacactcatgatttctttcaccagtgtgtgtaagggtgtgtctgtcaaggtgactcttccgattaaaacatttcccacaaacttcacactcacgatttctttcaccagtgtgtgtaagggtgtgtctgtcaaggtgactcttccgattaaaacatttcccacaaacttcacactcatgatttctttcaccagtgtgtgtaagggtatgtgtgtcaaggtgactcttccgattaaaacatttcccacaaacttcacactcatgatttctttcaccagtgtgtgtaagggtatgtgtgttaaggtgactcttccgattaaaacatttcccacaaacttcacactcatgatttctttcaccagtgtgtgtaagggtgtgtgtgttaaggtggcTCTTCTGAttaaaacatttcccacaaacttcacactcatgatttctttcaccagtgtgtgtaagggtatgtgtgttaaggtgactcttctgattaaaacatttcccacaaacttcacactcatgatttccttcaccagtgtgtgtatgggtgtgatgtttggggttacttttataactaaaccttttgccacactgaCGGCTTTtgtgaggtcttacaccagagtgtgtgggtgtatttgttga
- the LOC126999231 gene encoding uncharacterized protein LOC126999231 isoform X15 codes for MIIFCSLCYTQSHAPLTPPQQTLALPHTAELNQHRASAGEVDLHVLGNFTLSHETFITNIALEPFMARVSEDVLVQCTLLFESFPTNFTLMISFTSVCKGVCVKVTLLIKTFPTNFTLMISFTSVCKGVCVKVTLPIKTFPTNFTLMISFTSVCKGVCVEVTLQTETFPTNFTLMISFTSVCKGVCVKMTLPIKTFPTNFTLMISFTSVCKGVCVEVTLQTETFPTNFTLMISFTSVCKGVSVKVTLPIKTFPTNFTLMISFTSVCKGMCVKVTLPIKTFPTNFTLMISFTSVCKGMCVKVTLPIKTFPTNFTLMISFTSVCKGMCVKVTLPIKTFPTNFTLMISFTSVCKGVCVKVALLIKTFPTNFTLMISFTSVCKGMCVKVTLLIKTFPTNFTLMISFTSVCMGVMFGVTFITKPFATLTAFVRSYTRVCGCIC; via the exons ATGATTATTTTCTGctctctgtgctacacacagtCACACGCCcctctaacaccaccacaacaaacacttgcgctcccccacacagcagaactgaatcagcacagagCCTCAGCAGgggaagtggaccttcatgtgcttGGCAATttcacccttagtcatgaaacgtttatcacaaacatcgcacttgaaccctttatggccagagtgtctgaagatgtgCTGGTTCAATGCACTCTTCTgtttgaatcttttcccacaaacttcacactcatgatttctttcaccagtgtgtgtaagggtgtgtgtgttaaggtgactcttctgattaaaacatttcccacaaacttcacactcatgatttctttcaccagtgtgtgtaagggtgtgtgtgttaaggtgactcttccgattaaaacatttcccacaaacttcacactcatgatttctttcaccagtgtgtgtaagggtgtgtgtgttgaggttactcttcagactgaaacatttcccacaaacttcacactcatgatttctttcaccagtgtgtgtaagggtgtgtgtgttaagatgaCTCTTCCGATTAAAACATtccccacaaacttcacactcatgatttctttcaccagtgtgtgtaagggtgtgtgtgttgaggttactcttcagactgaaacatttcccacaaacttcacactcatgatttctttcaccagtgtgtgtaagggtgtgtctgtcaaggtgactcttccgataaaaacatttcccacaaacttcacactcatgatttctttcaccagtgtgtgtaagggtatgtgTGTCAAG gtgactcttccgattaaaacatttcccacaaacttcacactcatgatttctttcaccagtgtgtgtaagggtatgtgtgtcaaggtgactcttccgattaaaacatttcccacaaacttcacactcatgatttctttcaccagtgtgtgtaagggtatgtgtgttaaggtgactcttccgattaaaacatttcccacaaacttcacactcatgatttctttcaccagtgtgtgtaagggtgtgtgtgttaaggtggcTCTTCTGAttaaaacatttcccacaaacttcacactcatgatttctttcaccagtgtgtgtaagggtatgtgtgttaaggtgactcttctgattaaaacatttcccacaaacttcacactcatgatttccttcaccagtgtgtgtatgggtgtgatgtttggggttacttttataactaaaccttttgccacactgaCGGCTTTtgtgaggtcttacaccagagtgtgtgggtgtatttgttga
- the LOC126999231 gene encoding uncharacterized protein LOC126999231 isoform X25, translated as MIIFCSLCYTQSHAPLTPPQQTLALPHTAELNQHRASAGEVDLHVLGNFTLSHETFITNIALEPFMARVSEDVLVQCTLLFESFPTNFTLMISFTSVCKGVCVKVTLLIKTFPTNFTLMISFTSVCKGVCVKVTLPIKTFPTNFTLMISFTSVCKGVCVEVTLPIKTFPTNFTLMISFTSVCKGVSVKVTLPIKTFPTNFTLTISFTSVCKGVSVKVTLPIKTFPTNFTLMISFTSVCKGMCVKVTLPIKTFPTNFTLMISFTSVCKGMCVKVTLPIKTFPTNFTLMISFTSVCKGVCVKVALLIKTFPTNFTLMISFTSVCKGMCVKVTLLIKTFPTNFTLMISFTSVCMGVMFGVTFITKPFATLTAFVRSYTRVCGCIC; from the exons ATGATTATTTTCTGctctctgtgctacacacagtCACACGCCcctctaacaccaccacaacaaacacttgcgctcccccacacagcagaactgaatcagcacagagCCTCAGCAGgggaagtggaccttcatgtgcttGGCAATttcacccttagtcatgaaacgtttatcacaaacatcgcacttgaaccctttatggccagagtgtctgaagatgtgCTGGTTCAATGCACTCTTCTgtttgaatcttttcccacaaacttcacactcatgatttctttcaccagtgtgtgtaagggtgtgtgtgttaaggtgactcttctgattaaaacatttcccacaaacttcacactcatgatttctttcaccagtgtgtgtaagggtgtgtgtgttaaggtgactcttccgattaaaacatttcccacaaacttcacactcatgatttctttcaccagtgtgtgtaagggtgtgtgtgttgag gtgactcttccgattaaaacatttcccacaaacttcacactcatgatttctttcaccagtgtgtgtaagggtgtgtctgtcaaggtgactcttccgattaaaacatttcccacaaacttcacactcacgatttctttcaccagtgtgtgtaagggtgtgtctgtcaaggtgactcttccgattaaaacatttcccacaaacttcacactcatgatttctttcaccagtgtgtgtaagggtatgtgtgtcaaggtgactcttccgattaaaacatttcccacaaacttcacactcatgatttctttcaccagtgtgtgtaagggtatgtgtgttaaggtgactcttccgattaaaacatttcccacaaacttcacactcatgatttctttcaccagtgtgtgtaagggtgtgtgtgttaaggtggcTCTTCTGAttaaaacatttcccacaaacttcacactcatgatttctttcaccagtgtgtgtaagggtatgtgtgttaaggtgactcttctgattaaaacatttcccacaaacttcacactcatgatttccttcaccagtgtgtgtatgggtgtgatgtttggggttacttttataactaaaccttttgccacactgaCGGCTTTtgtgaggtcttacaccagagtgtgtgggtgtatttgttga
- the LOC126999231 gene encoding uncharacterized protein LOC126999231 isoform X18 gives MIIFCSLCYTQSHAPLTPPQQTLALPHTAELNQHRASAGEVDLHVLGNFTLSHETFITNIALEPFMARVSEDVLVQCTLLFESFPTNFTLMISFTSVCKGVCVKVTLLIKTFPTNFTLMISFTSVCKGVCVKVTLPIKTFPTNFTLMISFTSVCKGVCVEVTLQTETFPTNFTLMISFTSVCKGVCVKMTLPIKTFPTNFTLMISFTSVCKGVCVEVTLQTETFPTNFTLMISFTSVCKGVSVKVTLPIKTFPTNFTLMISFTSVCKGMCVKVTLPIKTFPTNFTLMISFTSVCKGVSVKVTLPIKTFPTNFTLMISFTSVCKGMCVKVTLPIKTFPTNFTLMISFTSVCKGVCVKVALLIKTFPTNFTLMISFTSVCKGMCVKVTLLIKTFPTNFTLMISFTSVCMGVMFGVTFITKPFATLTAFVRSYTRVCGCIC, from the exons ATGATTATTTTCTGctctctgtgctacacacagtCACACGCCcctctaacaccaccacaacaaacacttgcgctcccccacacagcagaactgaatcagcacagagCCTCAGCAGgggaagtggaccttcatgtgcttGGCAATttcacccttagtcatgaaacgtttatcacaaacatcgcacttgaaccctttatggccagagtgtctgaagatgtgCTGGTTCAATGCACTCTTCTgtttgaatcttttcccacaaacttcacactcatgatttctttcaccagtgtgtgtaagggtgtgtgtgttaaggtgactcttctgattaaaacatttcccacaaacttcacactcatgatttctttcaccagtgtgtgtaagggtgtgtgtgttaaggtgactcttccgattaaaacatttcccacaaacttcacactcatgatttctttcaccagtgtgtgtaagggtgtgtgtgttgaggttactcttcagactgaaacatttcccacaaacttcacactcatgatttctttcaccagtgtgtgtaagggtgtgtgtgttaagatgaCTCTTCCGATTAAAACATtccccacaaacttcacactcatgatttctttcaccagtgtgtgtaagggtgtgtgtgttgaggttactcttcagactgaaacatttcccacaaacttcacactcatgatttctttcaccagtgtgtgtaagggtgtgtctgtcaaggtgactcttccgataaaaacatttcccacaaacttcacactcatgatttctttcaccagtgtgtgtaagggtatgtgTGTCAAG gtgactcttccgattaaaacatttcccacaaacttcacactcatgatttctttcaccagtgtgtgtaagggtgtgtctgtcaag gtgactcttccgattaaaacatttcccacaaacttcacactcatgatttctttcaccagtgtgtgtaagggtatgtgtgttaaggtgactcttccgattaaaacatttcccacaaacttcacactcatgatttctttcaccagtgtgtgtaagggtgtgtgtgttaaggtggcTCTTCTGAttaaaacatttcccacaaacttcacactcatgatttctttcaccagtgtgtgtaagggtatgtgtgttaaggtgactcttctgattaaaacatttcccacaaacttcacactcatgatttccttcaccagtgtgtgtatgggtgtgatgtttggggttacttttataactaaaccttttgccacactgaCGGCTTTtgtgaggtcttacaccagagtgtgtgggtgtatttgttga
- the LOC126999231 gene encoding uncharacterized protein LOC126999231 isoform X17: MIIFCSLCYTQSHAPLTPPQQTLALPHTAELNQHRASAGEVDLHVLGNFTLSHETFITNIALEPFMARVSEDVLVQCTLLFESFPTNFTLMISFTSVCKGVCVKVTLLIKTFPTNFTLMISFTSVCKGVCVKVTLPIKTFPTNFTLMISFTSVCKGVCVEVTLQTETFPTNFTLMISFTSVCKGVCVKMTLPIKTFPTNFTLMISFTSVCKGVCVEVTLQTETFPTNFTLMISFTSVCKGVSVKVTLPIKTFPTNFTLMISFTSVCKGMCVKVTFLIKTFPTNFTLTISFTSVCKGVSVKVTLPIKTFPTNFTLMISFTSVCKGMCVKVTLPIKTFPTNFTLMISFTSVCKGVCVKVALLIKTFPTNFTLMISFTSVCKGMCVKVTLLIKTFPTNFTLMISFTSVCMGVMFGVTFITKPFATLTAFVRSYTRVCGCIC, from the exons ATGATTATTTTCTGctctctgtgctacacacagtCACACGCCcctctaacaccaccacaacaaacacttgcgctcccccacacagcagaactgaatcagcacagagCCTCAGCAGgggaagtggaccttcatgtgcttGGCAATttcacccttagtcatgaaacgtttatcacaaacatcgcacttgaaccctttatggccagagtgtctgaagatgtgCTGGTTCAATGCACTCTTCTgtttgaatcttttcccacaaacttcacactcatgatttctttcaccagtgtgtgtaagggtgtgtgtgttaaggtgactcttctgattaaaacatttcccacaaacttcacactcatgatttctttcaccagtgtgtgtaagggtgtgtgtgttaaggtgactcttccgattaaaacatttcccacaaacttcacactcatgatttctttcaccagtgtgtgtaagggtgtgtgtgttgaggttactcttcagactgaaacatttcccacaaacttcacactcatgatttctttcaccagtgtgtgtaagggtgtgtgtgttaagatgaCTCTTCCGATTAAAACATtccccacaaacttcacactcatgatttctttcaccagtgtgtgtaagggtgtgtgtgttgaggttactcttcagactgaaacatttcccacaaacttcacactcatgatttctttcaccagtgtgtgtaagggtgtgtctgtcaaggtgactcttccgataaaaacatttcccacaaacttcacactcatgatttctttcaccagtgtgtgtaagggtatgtgTGTCAAGGTGACTTTTCTGAttaaaacatttcccacaaacttcacactcacgatttctttcaccagtgtgtgtaagggtgtgtctgtcaag gtgactcttccgattaaaacatttcccacaaacttcacactcatgatttctttcaccagtgtgtgtaagggtatgtgtgttaaggtgactcttccgattaaaacatttcccacaaacttcacactcatgatttctttcaccagtgtgtgtaagggtgtgtgtgttaaggtggcTCTTCTGAttaaaacatttcccacaaacttcacactcatgatttctttcaccagtgtgtgtaagggtatgtgtgttaaggtgactcttctgattaaaacatttcccacaaacttcacactcatgatttccttcaccagtgtgtgtatgggtgtgatgtttggggttacttttataactaaaccttttgccacactgaCGGCTTTtgtgaggtcttacaccagagtgtgtgggtgtatttgttga
- the LOC126999231 gene encoding uncharacterized protein LOC126999231 isoform X12: MIIFCSLCYTQSHAPLTPPQQTLALPHTAELNQHRASAGEVDLHVLGNFTLSHETFITNIALEPFMARVSEDVLVQCTLLFESFPTNFTLMISFTSVCKGVCVKVTLLIKTFPTNFTLMISFTSVCKGVCVKVTLPIKTFPTNFTLMISFTSVCKGVCVEVTLQTETFPTNFTLMISFTSVCKGVCVKMTLPIKTFPTNFTLMISFTSVCKGVCVEVTLQTETFPTNFTLMISFTSVCKGVSVKVTLPIKTFPTNFTLMISFTSVCKGMCVKVTLPIKTFPTNFTLMISFTSVCKGVSVKVTLPIKTFPTNFTLMISFTSVCKGMCVKVTLPIKTFPTNFTLMISFTSVCKGMCVKVTLPIKTFPTNFTLMISFTSVCKGVCVKVALLIKTFPTNFTLMISFTSVCKGMCVKVTLLIKTFPTNFTLMISFTSVCMGVMFGVTFITKPFATLTAFVRSYTRVCGCIC, encoded by the exons ATGATTATTTTCTGctctctgtgctacacacagtCACACGCCcctctaacaccaccacaacaaacacttgcgctcccccacacagcagaactgaatcagcacagagCCTCAGCAGgggaagtggaccttcatgtgcttGGCAATttcacccttagtcatgaaacgtttatcacaaacatcgcacttgaaccctttatggccagagtgtctgaagatgtgCTGGTTCAATGCACTCTTCTgtttgaatcttttcccacaaacttcacactcatgatttctttcaccagtgtgtgtaagggtgtgtgtgttaaggtgactcttctgattaaaacatttcccacaaacttcacactcatgatttctttcaccagtgtgtgtaagggtgtgtgtgttaaggtgactcttccgattaaaacatttcccacaaacttcacactcatgatttctttcaccagtgtgtgtaagggtgtgtgtgttgaggttactcttcagactgaaacatttcccacaaacttcacactcatgatttctttcaccagtgtgtgtaagggtgtgtgtgttaagatgaCTCTTCCGATTAAAACATtccccacaaacttcacactcatgatttctttcaccagtgtgtgtaagggtgtgtgtgttgaggttactcttcagactgaaacatttcccacaaacttcacactcatgatttctttcaccagtgtgtgtaagggtgtgtctgtcaaggtgactcttccgataaaaacatttcccacaaacttcacactcatgatttctttcaccagtgtgtgtaagggtatgtgTGTCAAG gtgactcttccgattaaaacatttcccacaaacttcacactcatgatttctttcaccagtgtgtgtaagggtgtgtctgtcaag gtgactcttccgattaaaacatttcccacaaacttcacactcatgatttctttcaccagtgtgtgtaagggtatgtgtgtcaaggtgactcttccgattaaaacatttcccacaaacttcacactcatgatttctttcaccagtgtgtgtaagggtatgtgtgttaaggtgactcttccgattaaaacatttcccacaaacttcacactcatgatttctttcaccagtgtgtgtaagggtgtgtgtgttaaggtggcTCTTCTGAttaaaacatttcccacaaacttcacactcatgatttctttcaccagtgtgtgtaagggtatgtgtgttaaggtgactcttctgattaaaacatttcccacaaacttcacactcatgatttccttcaccagtgtgtgtatgggtgtgatgtttggggttacttttataactaaaccttttgccacactgaCGGCTTTtgtgaggtcttacaccagagtgtgtgggtgtatttgttga